A genomic segment from Maniola jurtina chromosome 16, ilManJurt1.1, whole genome shotgun sequence encodes:
- the LOC123872917 gene encoding uncharacterized protein LOC123872917 isoform X1 — protein sequence MRRDRCTPCGGVMILARHGILMRRRRDLETDAGEDLWVVFTLRNRSVYVCVVYIKPSASDSDYFDWFCKVESFINNLNGFIIILGDLNLNSASQNVKNYFCYFVSYCNLFEKNHIVNTHGSMLDVILVRVLAKNVTVSVNSSEGMVNPDAYHPPLDISFSFETQRPRDRMEPSNIGRARDWNFKKCNHEALSQLLCETSWSNVIDSTNVDTAVHYFYQTVYNLFDSCIPKKVRSRVVRRYPVWFTKDIIRDCERKLKLHRIWKKSQLNSDYKRFTDMRSSLNDRINIAYKIYIKDVEHNIRKHPQKFWAHVSGLRSKGGFEPAVDSNGERLVGTKAAEAFANFFSSVFLPEVPALNASEANSSDNNRNSNMICVQNFSPQQVKRGITKLKPNSSVGPDEIPPSILKKSNYFVLPLFHIFNLSLKSGTYPSQWKLSRVTPIPKTGNTVAVEDFRPIAILSTPAKVFESILHEIIYKQVNVFLSDEQHGFRSKRSVNSNLLTLVDYISECLDRGGQVDVLYFDFRKAFDRVNNDILLSKLSKIGFAPNLLQLMANYLQDRKQFVRLGLYESKSYHTRSGVSQGSILGPLLFLIMINDLPSVLERAKCLLYADDLKLFMEIKSEAECVELQNDIDAVIKWSDENRMEFNTNKCSVMTFGRKRCPVYFPYNMNGVQLPRQANIKDLGIIFDHKLTFHDHISTLASESFKRLGFVLRNTRDFQNCHTIKLVFDALVRAKLETSACIWNPYESTYILLLEKVQKAFLRYLYKRLYGYYPFMYPTKFLQGHLGFNSLKTRRECDQIGTICKILRGVIDCSELHNKLCSVYAPTDYSYLRRRRKFFVSPFSRTVARARSPIPRTLAALNALLKESPRCDIFADKWADLIGQILHFCENF from the exons ATGCGCCGAGATCGCTGCACGCCATGTGGAGGCGTAATGATCCTGGCGCGCCATGGCATTCTGATGCGCCGCCGACGAGACCTCGAGACTGATGCCGGTGAGGACCTCTGGGTGGTCTTTACGCTACGCAATCGTTCTGTTTATGTTTGTGTCGTTTATATcaagccaagtgcgagtgacTCTGACTATTTTGATTGGTTTTGCAAAGTagaatcatttattaataacttgaatggatttattattattttaggcgATTTAAATCTTAATAGTGCCtctcaaaatgttaaaaactatttttgttattttgtgtcGTACTGTAATCTTTTCGAAAAAAACCACATTGTAAACACACATGGTTCGATGTTAGACGTCATATTAGTTCGGGTCCTTGCAAAAAATGTCACAGTGTCGGTTAACTCCTCGGAGGGCATGGTCAACCCAGATGCATATCATCCACCCCTAGATATCTCATTCAGTTTTGAAACCCAACGTCCCAGAGATCGCATGGAACCTAGTAATATTGGTAGGGCTAGggattggaattttaaaaaatgcaatCATGAGGCATTATCACAGTTACTTTGTGAAACCTCCTGGAGTAATGTTATCGACTCAACTAATGTAGATACTGCAGTTCACTACTTTTATCAAACCGTCTATAACTTATTTGACAGTTGTATCCCCAAGAAGGTAAGATCTAGGGTAGTTCGGCGTTATCCGGTTTGGTTCACAAAAGACATAATCAGAGATTGTGAACGTAAATTGAAATTACATAGGATATGGAAAAAGTCCCAGTTGAACTCAGACTACAAAAGATTCACCGATATGAGGTCCAGCCTTAATGATCGAATTAACATTGCTTATAAAATTTACATCAAAGATGTCGAGCATAACATCAGGAAGCATCCTCAAAAGTTTTGGGCTCACGTCTCGGGTCTGCGATCTAAAGGTGGTTTCGAACCAGCAGTGGATTCCAATGGTGAGCGCCTGGTGGGAACCAAAGCAGCCGAAGCTTTTGCAAACTTTTTCTCAAGCGTATTTCTCCCCGAAGTTCCAGCATTGAATGCTTCGGAGGCGAATAGCTCTGATAACAACCGCAACAGTAATATGATATGTGTACAGAATTTTTCTCCACAGCAAGTAAAGCGTGGTATTACTAAGTTGAAGCCTAATAGCTCTGTAGGCCCGGACGAAATTCCACCATCTATACTCAAGAAGTCCAATTATTTTGTACTCCCCCTCTTCCATATATTTAACCTATCTCTGAAATCTGGTACTTACCCATCACAATGGAAGCTGTCAAGAGTTACGCCTATTCCTAAAACTGGTAATACCGTAGCTGTTGAGGATTTCCGCCCTATAGCTATCCTGTCTACACCGGCTAAAGTTTTTGAGAGCATActacatgaaataatttataagcaGGTCAATGTGTTTCTCTCTGACGAACAGCACGGCTTTAGGAGTAAGCGATCGGTTAATAGTAACCTATTGACATTGGTCGACTACATTTCCGAATGCTTAGATCGTGGCGGACAAGTGGATGTCCTTTACTTTGACTTTCGTAAAGCGTTCGACAGGGTCAacaatgatatattattatccaaGTTGAGTAAGATTGGCTTCGCTCCCAACCTCTTACAACTTATGGCAAATTATCTTCAAGACCGAAAACAATTTGTGCGGCTTGGCTTGTATGAATCCAAATCCTACCACACTCGTTCAGGCGTCAGTCAAGGCTCGATTCTTGGCCCTCTCCTTTTCCTGATAATGATCAACGACCTACCATCAGTGCTTGAAAGGGCCAAGTGTTTGCTATACGCTGATGACCTGAAATTgtttatggaaataaaatctGAGGCTGAATGTGTTGAACTTCAGAATGATATTGATGCTGTCATCAAATGGAGTGACGAAAACAGAATGGAGTTCAACACCAATAAATGTTCTGTTATGACTTTTGGACGCAAGAGGTGTCCAGTTTACTTCCCGTATAATATGAACGGGGTTCAGTTGCCCAGACAAGCTAATATAAAGGACCTAGGAATAATATTTGACCATAAACTTACATTCCATGACCATATTTCTACACTCGCCTCCGAATCATTCAAACGGTTGGGATTTGTTTTGCGAAATACtcgagattttcaaaattgtCACACGATAAAACTAGTATTTGATGCTTTGGTTCGTGCCAAGCTAGAAACCAGCGCCTGTATTTGGAATCCATACGAAAGCACTTACATCTTGCTTCTTGAAAAGGTCCAAAAAGCCTTTTTAAGGTATCTATATAAGAGATTGTACGGGTATTACCCATTTATGTACCCCACAAAATTTCTCCAAGGGCACTTGGGTTTCAACTCGCTTAAAACCCGACGAGAGTGCGACCAAATTGGTACAATTTGCAAGATTCTTAGGGGTGTGATTGACTGCTCTGAGCTGCACAACAAGCTCTGCTCCGTTTATGCACCCACTGATTACAGCtacctccgccgccgccgcaagtTTTTCGTGAGTCCGTTTAGTCGCACGGTAGCGCGCGCCAGGTCTCCCATACCACGCACTTTGGCAGCGCTGAACGCGCTGCTGAAGGAGTCCCCTCGCTGTGacatatttgctgacaaatgggctgacctcataggtcagatcctgcacttttgtgaaaattttta A
- the LOC123872917 gene encoding uncharacterized protein LOC123872917 isoform X2 → MRRDRCTPCGGVMILARHGILMRRRRDLETDAGEDLWVVFTLRNRSVYVCVVYIKPSASDSDYFDWFCKVESFINNLNGFIIILGDLNLNSASQNVKNYFCYFVSYCNLFEKNHIVNTHGSMLDVILVRVLAKNVTVSVNSSEGMVNPDAYHPPLDISFSFETQRPRDRMEPSNIGRARDWNFKKCNHEALSQLLCETSWSNVIDSTNVDTAVHYFYQTVYNLFDSCIPKKVRSRVVRRYPVWFTKDIIRDCERKLKLHRIWKKSQLNSDYKRFTDMRSSLNDRINIAYKIYIKDVEHNIRKHPQKFWAHVSGLRSKGGFEPAVDSNGERLVGTKAAEAFANFFSSVFLPEVPALNASEANSSDNNRNSNMICVQNFSPQQVKRGITKLKPNSSVGPDEIPPSILKKSNYFVLPLFHIFNLSLKSGTYPSQWKLSRVTPIPKTGNTVAVEDFRPIAILSTPAKVFESILHEIIYKQVNVFLSDEQHGFRSKRSVNSNLLTLVDYISECLDRGGQVDVLYFDFRKAFDRVNNDILLSKLSKIGFAPNLLQLMANYLQDRKQFVRLGLYESKSYHTRSGVSQGSILGPLLFLIMINDLPSVLERAKCLLYADDLKLFMEIKSEAECVELQNDIDAVIKWSDENRMEFNTNKCSVMTFGRKRCPVYFPYNMNGVQLPRQANIKDLGIIFDHKLTFHDHISTLASESFKRLGFVLRNTRDFQNCHTIKLVFDALVRAKLETSACIWNPYESTYILLLEKVQKAFLRYLYKRLYGYYPFMYPTKFLQGHLGFNSLKTRRECDQIGTICKILRGVIDCSELHNKLCSVYAPTDYSYLRRRRKFFVSPFSRTVARARSPIPRTLAALNALLKESPRCDIFADKWADLIGQILHFCENF, encoded by the coding sequence ATGCGCCGAGATCGCTGCACGCCATGTGGAGGCGTAATGATCCTGGCGCGCCATGGCATTCTGATGCGCCGCCGACGAGACCTCGAGACTGATGCCGGTGAGGACCTCTGGGTGGTCTTTACGCTACGCAATCGTTCTGTTTATGTTTGTGTCGTTTATATcaagccaagtgcgagtgacTCTGACTATTTTGATTGGTTTTGCAAAGTagaatcatttattaataacttgaatggatttattattattttaggcgATTTAAATCTTAATAGTGCCtctcaaaatgttaaaaactatttttgttattttgtgtcGTACTGTAATCTTTTCGAAAAAAACCACATTGTAAACACACATGGTTCGATGTTAGACGTCATATTAGTTCGGGTCCTTGCAAAAAATGTCACAGTGTCGGTTAACTCCTCGGAGGGCATGGTCAACCCAGATGCATATCATCCACCCCTAGATATCTCATTCAGTTTTGAAACCCAACGTCCCAGAGATCGCATGGAACCTAGTAATATTGGTAGGGCTAGggattggaattttaaaaaatgcaatCATGAGGCATTATCACAGTTACTTTGTGAAACCTCCTGGAGTAATGTTATCGACTCAACTAATGTAGATACTGCAGTTCACTACTTTTATCAAACCGTCTATAACTTATTTGACAGTTGTATCCCCAAGAAGGTAAGATCTAGGGTAGTTCGGCGTTATCCGGTTTGGTTCACAAAAGACATAATCAGAGATTGTGAACGTAAATTGAAATTACATAGGATATGGAAAAAGTCCCAGTTGAACTCAGACTACAAAAGATTCACCGATATGAGGTCCAGCCTTAATGATCGAATTAACATTGCTTATAAAATTTACATCAAAGATGTCGAGCATAACATCAGGAAGCATCCTCAAAAGTTTTGGGCTCACGTCTCGGGTCTGCGATCTAAAGGTGGTTTCGAACCAGCAGTGGATTCCAATGGTGAGCGCCTGGTGGGAACCAAAGCAGCCGAAGCTTTTGCAAACTTTTTCTCAAGCGTATTTCTCCCCGAAGTTCCAGCATTGAATGCTTCGGAGGCGAATAGCTCTGATAACAACCGCAACAGTAATATGATATGTGTACAGAATTTTTCTCCACAGCAAGTAAAGCGTGGTATTACTAAGTTGAAGCCTAATAGCTCTGTAGGCCCGGACGAAATTCCACCATCTATACTCAAGAAGTCCAATTATTTTGTACTCCCCCTCTTCCATATATTTAACCTATCTCTGAAATCTGGTACTTACCCATCACAATGGAAGCTGTCAAGAGTTACGCCTATTCCTAAAACTGGTAATACCGTAGCTGTTGAGGATTTCCGCCCTATAGCTATCCTGTCTACACCGGCTAAAGTTTTTGAGAGCATActacatgaaataatttataagcaGGTCAATGTGTTTCTCTCTGACGAACAGCACGGCTTTAGGAGTAAGCGATCGGTTAATAGTAACCTATTGACATTGGTCGACTACATTTCCGAATGCTTAGATCGTGGCGGACAAGTGGATGTCCTTTACTTTGACTTTCGTAAAGCGTTCGACAGGGTCAacaatgatatattattatccaaGTTGAGTAAGATTGGCTTCGCTCCCAACCTCTTACAACTTATGGCAAATTATCTTCAAGACCGAAAACAATTTGTGCGGCTTGGCTTGTATGAATCCAAATCCTACCACACTCGTTCAGGCGTCAGTCAAGGCTCGATTCTTGGCCCTCTCCTTTTCCTGATAATGATCAACGACCTACCATCAGTGCTTGAAAGGGCCAAGTGTTTGCTATACGCTGATGACCTGAAATTgtttatggaaataaaatctGAGGCTGAATGTGTTGAACTTCAGAATGATATTGATGCTGTCATCAAATGGAGTGACGAAAACAGAATGGAGTTCAACACCAATAAATGTTCTGTTATGACTTTTGGACGCAAGAGGTGTCCAGTTTACTTCCCGTATAATATGAACGGGGTTCAGTTGCCCAGACAAGCTAATATAAAGGACCTAGGAATAATATTTGACCATAAACTTACATTCCATGACCATATTTCTACACTCGCCTCCGAATCATTCAAACGGTTGGGATTTGTTTTGCGAAATACtcgagattttcaaaattgtCACACGATAAAACTAGTATTTGATGCTTTGGTTCGTGCCAAGCTAGAAACCAGCGCCTGTATTTGGAATCCATACGAAAGCACTTACATCTTGCTTCTTGAAAAGGTCCAAAAAGCCTTTTTAAGGTATCTATATAAGAGATTGTACGGGTATTACCCATTTATGTACCCCACAAAATTTCTCCAAGGGCACTTGGGTTTCAACTCGCTTAAAACCCGACGAGAGTGCGACCAAATTGGTACAATTTGCAAGATTCTTAGGGGTGTGATTGACTGCTCTGAGCTGCACAACAAGCTCTGCTCCGTTTATGCACCCACTGATTACAGCtacctccgccgccgccgcaagtTTTTCGTGAGTCCGTTTAGTCGCACGGTAGCGCGCGCCAGGTCTCCCATACCACGCACTTTGGCAGCGCTGAACGCGCTGCTGAAGGAGTCCCCTCGCTGTGacatatttgctgacaaatgggctgacctcataggtcagatcctgcacttttgtgaaaatttttag